A part of Bacillus thuringiensis genomic DNA contains:
- a CDS encoding YpzG family protein, with the protein MSYRDRLDSRSELFNHTWTRPKHAKAQVNGQTQQTQSLIILANECKKRQF; encoded by the coding sequence ATGAGCTACCGTGATCGCTTAGATAGTCGTTCTGAATTATTTAACCATACGTGGACTCGTCCGAAACATGCAAAAGCGCAAGTTAACGGACAGACGCAACAAACCCAGTCTCTCATTATACTGGCGAATGAATGTAAAAAACGCCAATTTTAG
- a CDS encoding small, acid-soluble spore protein K: MGKQAEFWSESKNNSKIDGQPKAKSRFASKRPNGTINTHPQERMRAANQQEE; the protein is encoded by the coding sequence ATGGGTAAACAAGCCGAATTTTGGTCTGAGTCAAAAAACAACAGCAAAATCGATGGTCAGCCGAAAGCGAAATCACGCTTCGCTTCGAAACGACCTAACGGCACAATTAACACGCACCCACAAGAACGTATGCGTGCTGCAAATCAGCAGGAAGAATAG
- a CDS encoding metal-dependent hydrolase, whose protein sequence is MDTATHLVMGVTLGSLATLDPAIAQSDIGPQAVMLAAIAGSNIPDIDTVLKLRNNAKYIRNHRGITHSIPAVILWSFLISGISFAFFSDAPYLHLLLWSFIAVFLHVFVDIFNAYGTQALRPFTKKWVALGIINTFDTVIFFIHLLAIACMLVGSHKGYTALAAYILMIIYYIGRIMMHRNIRSVVYKRFNHVEKIIISPSYRFYHYHLAIVTTDYYYVARWHRGNIMIYDKFDRVPFPDNAIMRAAKQDENISAFLSFSPVYRWDIFDYDHYYEVRFIDLRYRSKDYYPFVAIVQLDHNLNIINSYTGWIFSEEKLRKKLELLPH, encoded by the coding sequence ATGGACACAGCCACTCACCTTGTTATGGGCGTTACTCTAGGCAGTTTGGCCACGTTAGATCCAGCCATAGCACAAAGTGATATTGGGCCACAAGCAGTTATGCTTGCTGCAATTGCCGGTTCCAATATTCCTGACATCGATACAGTTTTAAAATTGCGTAATAACGCTAAATATATAAGAAATCATCGCGGGATTACTCATTCCATTCCTGCAGTGATTCTTTGGTCATTCCTTATAAGTGGCATCTCTTTCGCCTTCTTTTCAGACGCTCCATATTTGCATCTACTACTTTGGTCATTTATTGCAGTCTTTCTTCATGTCTTTGTAGATATTTTCAATGCCTATGGTACCCAGGCATTACGTCCCTTCACAAAAAAATGGGTAGCGCTCGGCATCATTAATACATTTGATACCGTCATTTTCTTTATCCACCTACTCGCGATTGCTTGTATGCTTGTAGGTTCCCATAAAGGGTATACTGCCTTAGCGGCGTATATATTGATGATTATTTACTATATCGGACGGATTATGATGCATAGAAACATACGTAGCGTCGTATATAAACGTTTCAATCATGTGGAGAAAATAATCATTTCCCCTTCTTACAGATTTTATCATTATCATTTAGCAATCGTTACAACTGATTATTACTACGTTGCTAGATGGCATCGTGGTAACATCATGATATATGATAAGTTCGACCGGGTACCGTTCCCAGATAACGCTATTATGCGCGCAGCTAAACAAGATGAAAACATCTCAGCATTTCTATCTTTCTCCCCTGTGTATCGCTGGGACATTTTCGATTATGATCATTATTACGAAGTTCGCTTCATTGATTTGCGCTATCGCAGTAAAGATTATTATCCATTCGTTGCAATCGTTCAACTCGACCACAATTTAAATATTATTAATTCCTATACAGGATGGATTTTTAGTGAAGAAAAACTTCGAAAAAAACTGGAATTACTTCCACATTAA
- a CDS encoding YfhJ family protein, whose amino-acid sequence MNDIHETLTKELLDKNDKLSYAQARAWVELLWEDFQTTYAKSGRYQGDEMTEQVVRTWINNHGGRLHEMRTNNPKYSHLINQEDHLKH is encoded by the coding sequence ATGAATGATATTCACGAAACATTAACAAAAGAATTATTAGACAAAAATGACAAACTTTCTTACGCACAAGCTCGTGCGTGGGTTGAATTATTGTGGGAAGACTTTCAAACAACTTATGCTAAATCAGGTCGTTATCAAGGTGATGAAATGACTGAACAAGTGGTACGAACATGGATTAATAATCATGGAGGTCGCCTCCATGAAATGCGTACAAATAATCCGAAATATAGCCATTTAATCAATCAAGAAGATCATTTGAAACATTAA
- a CDS encoding gamma-type small acid-soluble spore protein, producing the protein MSKKQQGYNKATSGASIQSTNASYGTEFATETNAQAVKQANAQSEAKKAQASGAQSANTSYGTEFATETDVHAVKKQNAQSAAKQSQSSSSNQ; encoded by the coding sequence ATGAGTAAAAAACAACAAGGTTATAACAAAGCAACTTCGGGTGCTAGCATTCAAAGTACAAATGCTAGTTACGGTACAGAGTTTGCGACTGAAACAAATGCACAAGCAGTAAAACAAGCAAACGCACAATCAGAAGCAAAGAAAGCACAAGCTTCTGGCGCACAAAGTGCAAACACTAGTTATGGTACAGAATTTGCAACTGAAACAGATGTGCATGCTGTGAAAAAACAAAATGCACAATCAGCTGCAAAACAATCACAATCTTCTAGTTCAAATCAGTAA
- the mutY gene encoding A/G-specific adenine glycosylase, which yields MTLEILNNFNIEQFQNDLIGWFEKEQRDLPWRKNKDPYRVWVSEIMLQQTRVEAVKPYYANFMGKFPTLEALANADDEEVLKAWEGLGYYSRARNLHAAVKEVKEVYGGIVPSDVKKIEKLKGVGPYTKGAILSIAYGIPEPAVDGNVMRVLSRILSVWDDIAKPKTRKVFEEIVREIISAENPSYFNQGLMELGALICIPKNPSCLLCPVREHCRGYAEGVQKELPVKSKAKAPTMVPIVAGVLQTEDGRYVINKRPSTGLLANMWEFPNAELGEGIRNQKEQLTDYMKEKFELSISIEEYAMNVQHTFTHRTWDIFVFYGKVTGDIVETDTLKFVSKEAFEQLPFSKSHRTIYENCVEKITMQ from the coding sequence TTGACACTTGAAATATTAAATAATTTTAACATAGAGCAGTTTCAAAATGATTTAATTGGTTGGTTTGAAAAAGAGCAACGCGACTTACCGTGGCGTAAAAATAAAGATCCATACCGCGTTTGGGTTTCGGAAATTATGTTGCAGCAAACGAGGGTAGAAGCTGTAAAACCATATTACGCGAATTTTATGGGGAAGTTTCCTACTCTAGAAGCTTTGGCAAACGCTGATGATGAAGAAGTATTAAAAGCATGGGAAGGTTTAGGATATTATTCTAGGGCACGTAATTTACATGCGGCAGTAAAAGAGGTAAAAGAAGTATACGGCGGGATAGTACCGAGTGATGTAAAGAAAATCGAAAAATTAAAAGGAGTCGGCCCCTATACAAAAGGTGCTATTTTAAGTATCGCATATGGTATACCAGAGCCGGCAGTTGATGGAAATGTTATGCGTGTATTATCTCGTATTTTATCAGTATGGGATGACATTGCAAAACCGAAAACTAGAAAAGTGTTTGAAGAGATTGTGCGTGAAATTATTTCGGCTGAAAATCCATCTTATTTTAATCAAGGTTTGATGGAATTAGGTGCACTAATTTGTATTCCAAAAAATCCATCTTGCTTACTTTGTCCGGTACGTGAGCATTGCCGAGGATATGCTGAAGGTGTTCAAAAGGAATTACCAGTAAAAAGTAAAGCGAAGGCTCCTACAATGGTACCGATTGTTGCAGGGGTGCTTCAAACGGAAGATGGTCGTTACGTCATTAATAAACGTCCAAGTACTGGACTATTAGCTAACATGTGGGAGTTTCCGAATGCCGAACTTGGCGAAGGGATTCGAAATCAGAAGGAACAGCTTACAGATTATATGAAAGAAAAATTTGAGCTCTCGATTTCTATTGAAGAATACGCAATGAATGTACAACATACGTTTACACATCGTACTTGGGATATATTCGTATTTTATGGAAAAGTAACTGGTGATATTGTTGAAACAGATACATTGAAATTTGTATCGAAAGAAGCATTTGAGCAGTTACCTTTCTCGAAATCGCATCGTACGATTTATGAGAATTGCGTTGAGAAAATTACAATGCAATAA